A DNA window from Rhodococcus sp. Z13 contains the following coding sequences:
- a CDS encoding acyl-CoA dehydrogenase family protein, which translates to MSSPQSLTQLFALDSLLSQEEIDIRDTVRKFGNERIRPHIAQWFEEAKLPARELAKELGQLGVLGMHLEGYGCAGTSATAYGLACLELEAVDSGIRSLVSVQGSLAMFSIHHWGSEEQKQEWLPRMAAGEAIGCFGLTEPDFGSNPAGMRTNAKRDGDDWILNGTKMWITNGSIADVAVVWAQTDLDEGARGIRGFVVPTDTPGFSAPEIHSKMSLRASVTSELVLDGVRLPASAMLSKAKGLRGPLSALNEARFGIVFGAIGAARDCLETAVDYAQSREVFDKPLAGYQLTQAKIADMALEVGKGHLLAYHLGRIKDRGEIAPEQVSLGKLNNVREAIAIARECRTILGANGITLEYPVIRHANNLESVLTYEGTSEVHQLSIGRALTGEDAFR; encoded by the coding sequence ATGTCCAGCCCCCAGTCCCTGACGCAGCTCTTCGCCCTCGACTCCCTGCTCTCACAGGAGGAGATCGACATCCGCGACACCGTGCGCAAGTTCGGCAACGAGCGCATCCGCCCGCACATCGCGCAGTGGTTCGAGGAAGCGAAGCTCCCCGCCCGCGAGCTCGCGAAGGAACTCGGGCAGCTCGGCGTGCTCGGCATGCACCTCGAGGGCTACGGCTGCGCCGGCACGAGCGCCACCGCCTACGGCCTGGCCTGCCTCGAACTCGAGGCCGTCGACTCCGGCATCCGCAGCCTCGTCTCCGTGCAGGGCTCCCTCGCCATGTTCTCCATCCACCACTGGGGCAGCGAGGAGCAGAAGCAGGAATGGCTCCCCCGCATGGCTGCCGGCGAGGCCATCGGCTGCTTCGGCCTCACCGAACCCGACTTCGGTTCCAACCCCGCCGGGATGCGCACCAACGCCAAGCGCGACGGCGACGACTGGATCCTCAACGGCACCAAGATGTGGATCACCAACGGTTCCATCGCCGACGTCGCCGTCGTGTGGGCGCAGACCGACCTCGACGAGGGCGCCCGCGGCATCCGCGGCTTCGTCGTCCCCACCGACACCCCCGGCTTCTCGGCGCCCGAGATCCACTCCAAGATGTCGCTGCGCGCCTCCGTCACCTCCGAACTCGTCCTCGACGGCGTGCGTCTGCCCGCCTCGGCGATGCTCTCGAAGGCCAAGGGGCTGCGTGGCCCGCTGAGCGCCCTCAACGAGGCCCGCTTCGGCATCGTCTTCGGCGCGATCGGCGCCGCCCGCGACTGCCTCGAGACCGCCGTCGACTACGCACAGTCGCGCGAGGTGTTCGACAAGCCGCTCGCCGGCTACCAGCTCACCCAGGCCAAGATCGCCGACATGGCGCTCGAGGTCGGCAAGGGTCACCTGCTCGCCTACCACCTCGGCCGTATCAAGGACCGCGGCGAGATCGCGCCGGAGCAGGTCAGCCTCGGCAAGCTCAACAACGTCCGCGAGGCCATCGCCATCGCCCGCGAATGCCGGACCATCCTGGGCGCCAACGGGATCACGCTCGAATACCCCGTCATCCGGCACGCCAACAACCTCGAATCGGTGCTGACCTACGAGGGCACCTCCGAGGTGCACCAGCTGAGCATCGGCCGCGCGCTGACCGGCGAGGACGCCTTCCGGTGA
- a CDS encoding CaiB/BaiF CoA transferase family protein codes for MIPRSTSGALDGLVIADFGRVLAGPYATMLLADLGAEVVKIERPGFGDDTRHWGPPWVGDESTYFLGVNRNKRSVAIDLATEAGLAEARALVARADVVVENFLPGTMDRLGLGYEQVRQINPDIVYTSITGFGGHNNLPGYDLLIQAVGGLMSITGPDPATPTKVGVAVVDVITGMHAALGILAALRHRDRTGEGQRVEVNLLSSLLSALANQSSGYVAAGVVPKAMGNRHPSIAPYEVFRTADRPFVLAVGNDRQFASLVEVLGAPELATDERFVTNTARVANREELTKIVDDLLSTRTADEWFDALTAARVPCGPLNDIADAVALAERLGLAPVVTIDDPEREEPLRQIANPIRLSATPPTYRSAPPRLG; via the coding sequence GTGATCCCCCGGTCCACATCCGGAGCCCTCGACGGGCTGGTGATCGCCGACTTCGGTCGCGTGCTCGCCGGCCCGTACGCCACGATGTTGCTCGCCGACCTCGGGGCGGAGGTCGTCAAGATCGAGCGCCCCGGTTTCGGCGACGACACCCGGCACTGGGGTCCGCCCTGGGTCGGTGACGAGTCGACCTACTTCCTCGGCGTCAACCGCAACAAGAGGTCGGTGGCCATCGACCTGGCCACCGAGGCGGGACTCGCCGAGGCACGCGCACTCGTCGCCCGCGCCGACGTCGTCGTCGAGAACTTCCTGCCCGGCACGATGGACCGTCTCGGGCTCGGCTACGAGCAGGTGCGGCAGATCAATCCGGACATCGTCTACACCTCGATCACCGGATTCGGCGGTCACAACAACCTTCCGGGCTACGACCTGCTGATCCAGGCCGTCGGCGGGTTGATGAGCATCACCGGACCCGACCCGGCCACCCCCACCAAGGTCGGGGTCGCCGTCGTCGACGTCATCACCGGGATGCACGCCGCGCTCGGCATCCTCGCCGCGCTGCGGCACCGCGACCGCACCGGCGAGGGCCAGCGCGTCGAGGTGAACCTGCTGTCGTCGCTGCTGTCGGCACTGGCCAACCAGTCGTCGGGGTACGTCGCCGCCGGCGTCGTCCCGAAGGCGATGGGCAACCGGCATCCGAGCATCGCACCCTACGAGGTGTTCCGCACCGCCGACCGCCCGTTCGTCCTCGCCGTCGGCAACGACCGCCAGTTCGCTTCGCTCGTCGAGGTTCTCGGCGCACCCGAACTCGCCACCGACGAACGGTTCGTCACCAACACCGCGCGCGTCGCGAACCGGGAGGAGCTGACGAAGATCGTCGACGACCTGCTGTCGACGAGAACGGCCGACGAATGGTTCGACGCGCTCACCGCCGCGCGGGTGCCGTGCGGGCCGCTCAACGACATCGCCGACGCGGTCGCGCTCGCCGAGCGGCTGGGTCTGGCGCCGGTGGTGACCATCGACGATCCGGAGCGGGAGGAACCCCTGCGTCAGATCGCCAACCCGATCCGGCTCAGTGCCACGCCGCCGACCTACCGGAGCGCACCTCCGCGGCTCGGCTGA